The genomic segment GCGCGTCTCATCGACGCGGCCCACGACGGTCGTGACCGGTGCGTCGAAGAGCTCCTGCGGGTCGGATTGCGCCGCCGCGACGATCTCGCGCAGGGCGGCAACGAACTCGTCGAGCGTCTCCTTCGACTCCGTCTCGGTCGGCTCGATCATCAAACACTCCGGCACGATCAGCGGAAAGTAGACGGTCGGCGCCATGAAACCGCGGTCGAGCAGCGCCTTGGCGATGTCGAGCGCGCGCACGCCGGTCTTCTTTTTGAGGCTCTGCGCCGACGCGACGAACTCGTGCCGGCAGACCTCCGGATACGGCGTCTCGAGAAACTCGGCGATCTTCACGCGCAGGTAGTTTGCATTGAGCACGGCGTACTGCGACACGTTCGCGAGCCCTTCGGCACCGTTGGCGTAGAGATAGGCCAGCGCCCGCACGGCATGCGCGAAGTTCGACCAAAACGAGCGCACGGGCCCGATCGATTTCGGCCGGTCGAAGTCGAGGCGATAACGATCTGCGTCGCGCACGACGTAGGGCGTCGGAAGATACTCGACCAAATGCGGCGCGACGCCGAGCGGCCCGTGTCCGGCTCCGCCGCCGCCGTGCGGAATGGTGAACGTCTTGTGCGTGTTCAGGTGCATGAGATCGAAGCCCATGTCACCAGGACGCGTGTTGCCCATCAGCGCGTTCGCGTTGGCACCGTCGTAGTACATGAGGCCGCCCGCCTCGTGAACGGCGTCGGCGATCTCGTGGATGCGCTCTTCGAAGAGGCCGAGCGTATTCGGATTCGTCATCATGCAGACTGCGGCGTCCGCGCCGAGCACGGCGCGAATCTCGGCGGGATCGACCCGGCCGCGCGCGTCGCTCTTCACCGAGACGACGGTGAAGCCGGCCATCGTCGCCGATGCCGGGTTCGTTCCGTGCGCGGTGTCCGGTACGATAACTTTGTCTCGTTTCGTCTCACCGCGATCCTTGAAGTATTTCTTCGCGATCAAGAGCGCGGCGAGCTCGGCTTGCGCGCCCGCCGCCGGATTCAACGAGAACGCCGCCATACCGAAGAGCGAGCAGAAGCTGCGCTCGAGCTCGTGCATTACCTGTAGCGCGCCTTGTGCGAGCTCGTCGGGAACGAACGGGTGCAGCTCCGCGAACTCGCGCAGGTTCGCGAGCGCATCGTTGATCCGCGGGTTGTACTTCATGGTGCACGACCCGAGCGGATAGAACCCTAAATCGATGCCGAACGTGCGCTGCGAGAGGCGCGTGTAATGACGCACGACGTCGAGCTCGGTGTTGTCCGGAAGCGGCAAATCGTCGCGCAGCGTGCTCGCGGGCATGAAGCTTTGGAGAGGCTTCCCATGCTCGACGTAGCGGGTCGCTCGGCCCGTCTGCCCCGTCGCGAAGATCAGCGGGGATGCGGTACGATCAGATGCCTGCGCCGACACGCACGACCTCCTCCAGCGCTGCCCCGAGCTTCGCGATCTCGTCCGACGTCGTGAGCTCGGTCGCGGTCATGAGTACGCACGTCGCGTACTCCGGATACCACCGCCCGAGATCGAGGCCGCCGAGGATGCCGCGCGCGCGCAGTGCGCCGAGCACCTCGCCCGCCGGGCGCCCGACGTCGGCGACGAATTCGTTGAAGAACGGCACGGAGAATGCCAGCCGAACCCCTGCGTTCGCAACCGCCGTCGCGAGTTCGCGCGAACGCTCGAGGTTGAGTGCGGCGACGTCGCGCAATCCCGTCTTTCCGAGGAGCGCCAGGTAGATCGTGGCGATGAGCGCGCAGTGCGCTTGGTTCGTGCAGATGTTCGACGTCGCGCGCTCGCGCCGGATGTGTTGCTCGCGCGCCTGCAGCGTCAGAACGTACGCGGTGCGGCCCGCGTTGTCGACGCTCTTGCCGACGAGCCGGCCGGGAATGCGCCGCACGTGCTCGTCCTTCGTCGCGATAAACCCGACGTACGGACCGCCGTAGGCCAGCGGCACGCCGAAGGACTGCGCCTCTCCGGCGACGATCTGCGCGCCCCAGGAACTCGGCGTCGCCAGAGCCGCGAGCGCGAGCGCCTCCGCAACGACCGCGATCGGTACGGCGCCGCGTTCGAGCACCGCACGCAGCGCATCCGCGTCGAGCGTGTCGACGTTGCCGAAAAAGTTCGGTGACTGCAGGGCGACGCCGGCGTATTCGTACGATGCGACAGCGTCGGCCAGCGCGCGTAGATCCGTCGTGCCATCGGCGGCGAGCGGGATCTCGTCGACGAGGACGTCGAGTCCGTCGCAGTAGGTGCGCAGGACCGCGCGGTAGTTGGGGTGCACGGCGCGGGAGACGAGAAAGCGGTGTCTTCCCGTTGCGTTGATCGTCATGATCGCGCTCTCCGCGAGCGCCGTCGCTCCATCGTAGACGGAGGCGTCCGCGACGTCCATCCCGGTGAGCAGGCAGATATAGGTCTGCCACTCGTAGATCGCCTGCAGATACCCCTGAGAGACTTCGGCCTGATATGGCGTGTACGCCGTCAAGAACTCGCCGCGCATTGCAAGCGCTGCGATCGCCGGCGGAGCGTAGTGCCGGTATGCGCCGCCGCCGAGAAAGGAGACGAGGTCGACGCCCGTGTTACGCTTGGCGAGCCGCTCGATGCGGCGGCGAATCTGGTACTCCGGCAGCGCCGGAACGATGTCGAGCTTCGCGCGCAGCTTCAGCTCCTCGGGGACCTGCAGCAATGCATCGATCGACTCGACGCCGACGGCCTCGAGCATCGCATCGATATCGGCCTGGGTGTGGGGCGTGTACAAGGCTTACTCGGCGATGAGCTTTTCGTAGTCGCGAACGGAAAGCAGATTCTTCGCTTCCGCCGGATCCTTGAGCTTGAGCCGCAAGAACCAGCCCGCGCCGAACGGATCGCGGTTGACCGCGGCCGGATCGTTTTCGAGCGCTGCGTTGACCTCTTCGATTTCACCAGAGATCGGCGTGAAGAGGTCGGAGACCGCCTTCACCGACTCCACGACGCCGATATTCCCGAACTGTTCGACCTGCTTCCCCGGCTTCGGCAGCTCGACGTAGACGATGTCGCCGAGAGAGTTCTGCGCGTAATCCGTGATGCCGATCACCGCGCGATCGCCCTCGATGCGAACCCACTCGTGTTCCTTGCTGTAGAGCAACTGCTCCGGCTGCGCCACTAACGACTCCTCTTGTAGAACGGCATGGCGACGACGCGCGCGTCGTGCCGCGTGCCACGAATCTCGACCGCAACCGTGGTTCCGATGGTTGCAGCATCGCGCTCGAGTAGTGCGGTCGCGACGTTGGTTCCTCCCCCTACCGACGGGGCGAAGGAGCCGCTGCGCACTTCGCCGACGCGCCGGTCCCCGGCGTAGACCGGATAGCCCTCGCGCGCCGGCGTGCGCCCGGCCATGGCGAGCCCGGCGATCCGCGCGTAGTCGTCACGTTCGAGTTGCTGGGCGAGTGCCTCGCGGCCCGTGAACGCCGGTTTTGCCAGCTTGAGCGCCCACGCTTGACCGCCTTGCACGGGCGTGATCTCTTCGGTCAGCTCGTGTCCGTACAGCGGCATTCCGGCTTCCAAGCGCAGCACGTCGCGCGCGCCGAGACCGCAAGGCTCGAGGCCATCTCGCGCGTGCGCGCGCAGCAGCGCGTTCCAGACGTTCGAAGCGTACGCTCCGTCGACGAAGATCTCGAAGCCGTCCTCGCCGGTATAGCCGGTGCGCGCAATGGTCGCGGGAATGCCCTCCACTTCCGTCTCGGCGCAGAAATAGTAGCGCATCGCCGCGAGATCGTCGTCGACGTGCGGCTGCAGCATCGCCACCGAAGCGGGGCCTTGAATCGCAACGAGCGCATCTTCACCGTGACGGTTCTCCATGCGCACGCCGGAAGGCCGGTTGGAGAGCAGCTCCCACATTTTGCTCGCGTTTGAGGCGTTGACCACGAGGAGCCAATGGTCGTCGGCGAGGCGGTAGAAGATCGTGTCGTCGTGCGTTCCGCCGCGCTCGTTGCAGAAGATGTTGTACCGCGCTTGCATCGGCTTCATCGATGCGACGGCATTGATCGTCAGGGTGTCCGCCCATGAAGCGACCTGCTCGCCGCTCAAGCGAAACTGCCCCATGTGCGAAAGGTCGAAGAGTCCGGCGCGATTTCTGACCGCGTCGTGCTCCTTGAGCACGCTCGTGTACTGCACCGGCATCTCGAACCCGCCGAACTCGACCATCCGCGCACCGATCTTCACGTGCTCGTCGTAGAGCGCGGTTCGCCGTGCCGTCTGATTCATGGCTTCGGCTTCTCCTCGGGATAGGTGTTGAGGAAGTTCAACGTCGAGTGCGCGACCAGCTTCCCTCCGCTTCGCACCTGCACTTCGCCGTAGCAAATGCGCCGTCCGGCGCGCAGGACCGTCGCCTCGGCGACGAGATCGTCCGGCGGGAGAGCCGGAGCCAGAAAGTTACACTGCAACGCAACCGTCGTCGTGTCTTGGTCCCGGCCGTAAATCGACGCCAGCGCGATGTAGAAGACCGTGTCGCACAGACTCACGATCGCGCCGCCGTGGATCGCGCCCGTGCCGTTGGAGATTTCCGCGCGCCACGGCATGCGCATGACGGCCTTGCCGTGCTCGACGTGCTCGAGCTTGAGGTCGAGCAGCGCGACGAAGTGGCTCTTCTGCTTCTCCCATTGCCGCACCGCGTGGTCCCGGTCGA from the Candidatus Dormiibacterota bacterium genome contains:
- the gcvPB gene encoding aminomethyl-transferring glycine dehydrogenase subunit GcvPB, coding for MSAQASDRTASPLIFATGQTGRATRYVEHGKPLQSFMPASTLRDDLPLPDNTELDVVRHYTRLSQRTFGIDLGFYPLGSCTMKYNPRINDALANLREFAELHPFVPDELAQGALQVMHELERSFCSLFGMAAFSLNPAAGAQAELAALLIAKKYFKDRGETKRDKVIVPDTAHGTNPASATMAGFTVVSVKSDARGRVDPAEIRAVLGADAAVCMMTNPNTLGLFEERIHEIADAVHEAGGLMYYDGANANALMGNTRPGDMGFDLMHLNTHKTFTIPHGGGGAGHGPLGVAPHLVEYLPTPYVVRDADRYRLDFDRPKSIGPVRSFWSNFAHAVRALAYLYANGAEGLANVSQYAVLNANYLRVKIAEFLETPYPEVCRHEFVASAQSLKKKTGVRALDIAKALLDRGFMAPTVYFPLIVPECLMIEPTETESKETLDEFVAALREIVAAAQSDPQELFDAPVTTVVGRVDETRAARQPDLRWRPPLPPET
- the gcvPA gene encoding aminomethyl-transferring glycine dehydrogenase subunit GcvPA, translated to MYTPHTQADIDAMLEAVGVESIDALLQVPEELKLRAKLDIVPALPEYQIRRRIERLAKRNTGVDLVSFLGGGAYRHYAPPAIAALAMRGEFLTAYTPYQAEVSQGYLQAIYEWQTYICLLTGMDVADASVYDGATALAESAIMTINATGRHRFLVSRAVHPNYRAVLRTYCDGLDVLVDEIPLAADGTTDLRALADAVASYEYAGVALQSPNFFGNVDTLDADALRAVLERGAVPIAVVAEALALAALATPSSWGAQIVAGEAQSFGVPLAYGGPYVGFIATKDEHVRRIPGRLVGKSVDNAGRTAYVLTLQAREQHIRRERATSNICTNQAHCALIATIYLALLGKTGLRDVAALNLERSRELATAVANAGVRLAFSVPFFNEFVADVGRPAGEVLGALRARGILGGLDLGRWYPEYATCVLMTATELTTSDEIAKLGAALEEVVRVGAGI
- the gcvH gene encoding glycine cleavage system protein GcvH, which produces MAQPEQLLYSKEHEWVRIEGDRAVIGITDYAQNSLGDIVYVELPKPGKQVEQFGNIGVVESVKAVSDLFTPISGEIEEVNAALENDPAAVNRDPFGAGWFLRLKLKDPAEAKNLLSVRDYEKLIAE
- the gcvT gene encoding glycine cleavage system aminomethyltransferase GcvT yields the protein MNQTARRTALYDEHVKIGARMVEFGGFEMPVQYTSVLKEHDAVRNRAGLFDLSHMGQFRLSGEQVASWADTLTINAVASMKPMQARYNIFCNERGGTHDDTIFYRLADDHWLLVVNASNASKMWELLSNRPSGVRMENRHGEDALVAIQGPASVAMLQPHVDDDLAAMRYYFCAETEVEGIPATIARTGYTGEDGFEIFVDGAYASNVWNALLRAHARDGLEPCGLGARDVLRLEAGMPLYGHELTEEITPVQGGQAWALKLAKPAFTGREALAQQLERDDYARIAGLAMAGRTPAREGYPVYAGDRRVGEVRSGSFAPSVGGGTNVATALLERDAATIGTTVAVEIRGTRHDARVVAMPFYKRSR
- a CDS encoding PaaI family thioesterase produces the protein MKIDRDHAVRQWEKQKSHFVALLDLKLEHVEHGKAVMRMPWRAEISNGTGAIHGGAIVSLCDTVFYIALASIYGRDQDTTTVALQCNFLAPALPPDDLVAEATVLRAGRRICYGEVQVRSGGKLVAHSTLNFLNTYPEEKPKP